A window of the Ipomoea triloba cultivar NCNSP0323 chromosome 14, ASM357664v1 genome harbors these coding sequences:
- the LOC116005343 gene encoding WUSCHEL-related homeobox 3-like, whose translation MISRPRRWSPTPEQLMVLQELYRKGLRNPNSAQVRTITAHLSLYGKIEGKNVFYWFQNHKARDRQKLRKALLKQMHHRHLPFPGRQDPPPPPSAAVTPNYHPQSLPDSASSQRHSLFSNPNTFLHQGGDEEGSDMENWMMMRMYGRDWMLMTTATGGMQLPTTFPCYVDTTPKTLELFPLKSTNMKDDQSSSNDDSC comes from the exons ATGATTTCTCGGCCTAGACGGTGGTCTCCGACGCCGGAGCAGCTGATGGTGTTGCAGGAATTGTACCGGAAAGGGTTGAGGAATCCGAATTCGGCTCAGGTGAGGACCATCACCGCCCACCTCTCGTTGTACGGAAAGATTGAGGGGAAGAACGTGTTTTATTGGTTCCAGAATCATAAGGCTAGAGATAGGCAGAAACTTCGGAAAGCTCTTCTTAAGCAAATGCACCACCGCCACTTGCCGTTTCCAGGACGCCAGGATCCCCCGCCACCGCCTTCCGCCGCCGTGACTCCAAATTACCATCCCCAATCGTTGCCTGATTCCGCCTCTTCCCAGCGCCACTCCCTCTTTAGTAACCCCAATACATTCCTTCATCAG GGCGGGGATGAAGAGGGAAGTGATATGGAGAATTGGATGATGATGAGAATGTATGGTCGTGATTGGATGTTGATGACGACGGCGACGGGGGGAATGCAGCTGCCAACTACTTTTCCATGTTACGTGGACACAACGCCCAAAACCCTAGAGCTCTTCCCTCTCAAGTCAACCAACATGAAGGACGACCAAAGCAGCAGCAACGACGACAGTTGCTAA